From Haloglomus litoreum, the proteins below share one genomic window:
- the msrB gene encoding peptide-methionine (R)-S-oxide reductase MsrB → MSESDTRELPQTEAEWREVLTEEEYRVLREQGTEPKFSSDLIDVKGDGSFDCAGCGAELFDGDTKFGSGTGWPSFYDANEGAVELREDRSHGMVRTEVVCANCGGHLGHVFDDGPEPTGKRFCINGVALDYDGE, encoded by the coding sequence ATGAGCGAGTCAGACACGCGCGAGTTGCCCCAGACCGAGGCAGAGTGGCGCGAGGTCCTCACCGAGGAGGAGTACCGCGTTCTCCGCGAGCAGGGGACCGAGCCGAAGTTCTCCAGCGACCTCATCGACGTGAAGGGCGACGGGAGCTTCGACTGTGCGGGCTGTGGCGCCGAGCTGTTCGACGGCGACACGAAGTTCGGCTCCGGCACGGGCTGGCCCTCCTTCTACGACGCCAACGAGGGCGCCGTCGAACTCCGCGAGGACCGCAGCCACGGGATGGTCCGGACCGAGGTCGTCTGCGCCAACTGCGGCGGCCACCTCGGCCACGTCTTCGACGACGGCCCCGAGCCGACGGGGAAGCGCTTCTGCATCAACGGCGTCGCGCTCGACTACGACGGGGAGTAG
- a CDS encoding fasciclin domain-containing protein has product MTRTDRRSVLKSLGVGTALLVGGVGLAGARGRPEGRPRQGASAPATVFELAEGSDDFDILELALEETGLDSVLDGDGQYTVFAPTDAAFAELLDALGIGAGDLLADPDLADILLYHVTEGRRYAASVVRAPEVEMLAGGTVAVDGTTLNAGQDPGEAEIVGTNIEASNGVVHVIDGVLLP; this is encoded by the coding sequence ATGACCCGAACAGATCGGCGGTCGGTGCTCAAGAGTCTCGGTGTGGGAACTGCGCTCCTCGTCGGCGGCGTCGGGCTCGCCGGTGCGCGTGGCCGGCCCGAAGGTCGGCCGCGGCAGGGCGCGAGCGCCCCCGCCACCGTCTTCGAGCTCGCCGAAGGGAGCGACGATTTCGACATCCTGGAACTCGCGCTCGAGGAGACCGGCCTCGACAGCGTCCTCGACGGCGACGGCCAGTACACCGTGTTCGCCCCGACGGACGCGGCGTTCGCGGAGCTACTCGACGCACTCGGCATCGGCGCCGGCGACCTGCTGGCGGACCCGGATCTCGCGGATATCCTGCTCTACCACGTGACGGAGGGCCGCCGCTACGCGGCCAGCGTGGTCAGGGCGCCCGAGGTGGAGATGCTGGCCGGCGGCACCGTCGCGGTCGACGGCACCACGCTCAACGCGGGCCAGGACCCGGGCGAGGCCGAGATCGTCGGCACGAACATCGAGGCCTCGAACGGCGTGGTCCACGTCATCGACGGCGTCCTGCTCCCGTAG
- a CDS encoding bacteriorhodopsin, producing the protein MAGPTSDLETIALGIGTLGMALGTLAFIAMGSGEKNERKQEFFIITTFITGIAAVSYFSMFQGFGVIEVTLADGGETLTIYWARYADWLFTTPLLLLDLGLLAGANRNTIATLVGLDVGMIVTGLAGALATGAGSPLSPAGTRIAWWGISCGFFVVLLYYLVSTLSSVAAQRSGDVASLFSTLRNLVIVLWTAYPIVWIIGTEGTLGLVGLGVETVLFMVLDLAAKVGFGFILLRSRDVLDQASAASEAAAAD; encoded by the coding sequence ATGGCGGGACCGACAAGCGACCTGGAGACGATCGCACTGGGAATCGGCACCCTGGGCATGGCGCTTGGCACCCTCGCGTTCATCGCGATGGGGTCGGGTGAGAAAAACGAACGAAAACAAGAGTTCTTCATCATCACGACGTTCATTACGGGCATCGCCGCCGTGTCGTACTTCTCGATGTTCCAAGGGTTCGGCGTCATCGAGGTGACGCTGGCCGATGGTGGTGAGACGCTCACCATCTACTGGGCCCGATACGCCGACTGGCTGTTCACGACGCCGCTGCTCCTGCTCGACCTCGGCCTGCTCGCCGGGGCCAACCGGAACACCATCGCGACGCTCGTGGGCCTCGACGTCGGGATGATCGTGACCGGTCTCGCCGGTGCGCTGGCGACCGGCGCCGGGAGCCCGCTCAGCCCGGCTGGGACCCGCATCGCGTGGTGGGGTATCAGCTGTGGCTTCTTCGTCGTCCTGCTGTACTACCTGGTCTCGACGCTGAGCAGCGTCGCAGCCCAGCGCTCGGGTGACGTCGCGAGCCTGTTCAGTACGCTCCGCAACCTCGTCATCGTCCTCTGGACGGCCTACCCCATCGTGTGGATCATCGGCACGGAGGGGACGCTGGGTCTCGTCGGCCTCGGCGTCGAGACGGTCCTGTTCATGGTGCTCGACCTGGCCGCGAAGGTCGGCTTCGGCTTCATCCTGCTCCGGAGCCGTGACGTGCTCGACCAGGCGTCCGCAGCCTCCGAGGCGGCCGCTGCCGACTGA
- a CDS encoding lycopene cyclase domain-containing protein gives MTTLTYLQFHLVFLGGPLLALAVATARGVALRVPGTPAVTATPRVRVGGRSVDARPLGVLIMAVLAFVYTTPWDSYLIRQGAWSYGEGTTVARLFAVPLGEYLFFVIQPVLTALWLYLLPAGPAGGATEARADGGAAFATGRARRVTPGERALGAAGGGLVAFGGWLALGLDGGLYLGTLLLWAAPVLVVQWAFGWPYLWARRRVVALAVAVPTLYLWVADRIALALGVWELSPDLTTGAVVPLLGLPVEEAAFFLLTNLFVVQGLVLWLWVADRWL, from the coding sequence ATGACGACCCTCACGTACCTGCAGTTCCACCTCGTGTTCCTCGGCGGGCCGCTGCTGGCCCTGGCGGTCGCGACCGCCCGTGGGGTGGCACTCCGGGTTCCCGGCACCCCTGCGGTGACGGCGACCCCCCGGGTCCGGGTCGGAGGGCGCTCGGTCGATGCCCGCCCCCTCGGGGTCCTCATCATGGCGGTCCTCGCGTTCGTCTACACCACGCCCTGGGACAGCTACCTCATCCGGCAGGGCGCGTGGAGCTACGGCGAGGGGACCACCGTCGCCCGGCTGTTCGCGGTGCCGCTCGGCGAGTACCTGTTCTTCGTCATCCAGCCGGTGCTGACGGCGCTGTGGCTGTACCTGCTCCCCGCGGGGCCGGCCGGGGGGGCCACGGAGGCCCGCGCTGACGGCGGGGCCGCGTTCGCCACCGGGCGTGCCCGGCGCGTCACCCCCGGCGAGCGCGCGCTCGGTGCCGCCGGTGGCGGACTGGTCGCGTTCGGCGGCTGGCTCGCGCTCGGGCTCGACGGCGGCCTCTACCTCGGCACGCTCCTGCTGTGGGCCGCGCCGGTCCTCGTGGTCCAGTGGGCGTTCGGCTGGCCGTACCTCTGGGCGCGACGCCGGGTGGTCGCGCTCGCGGTGGCCGTCCCGACGCTGTACCTCTGGGTGGCCGACCGTATCGCGCTGGCGCTGGGGGTCTGGGAGCTCTCGCCCGACCTGACGACGGGCGCCGTCGTGCCGCTGCTGGGGCTCCCGGTCGAGGAGGCCGCCTTCTTCCTGCTGACGAACCTGTTCGTCGTGCAGGGGCTCGTGCTCTGGCTCTGGGTGGCCGACCGATGGCTGTGA
- a CDS encoding DUF7537 family lipoprotein — protein sequence MTGDENPLSRRTLLASGAALGVFLAGCSGTSDEPTPTTTPTPTPDGGNGPGGGTPTGTPTPTPAALESFDYPAGATRSGIDAARLLGTHEATVTDAGSVTVMVEEETTYENRTETLDRLDAFDSDSVYRRDVRDQVAERAWSPADESVTYVRMDVGDRRRYRIDDSGPGRSSIAGLEPFDALLAGAAWGEARAVVETLDGGTGVVYDATGVADEARLLELLSGQVVTDLTASVTVGAAGYVEEATYDLTVRRDGAVVARTATVTVTSLGETTVPEPSWANTARREGTRFDAGITSSEDFVRLELVNGADLPAQTTVLVTADRAGSAAVGETVTVGETVYAGFNEAGKLQVDVGSRPLTDVKLRGPVSVVVELGRFTLFRGRFDL from the coding sequence ATGACTGGAGACGAGAACCCGCTGTCCCGGCGGACGCTTCTGGCGAGTGGGGCCGCCCTCGGGGTGTTCCTCGCCGGCTGTTCCGGCACCAGCGACGAACCGACGCCGACCACCACCCCCACGCCGACGCCGGACGGCGGGAACGGGCCGGGTGGTGGGACACCCACCGGAACGCCGACGCCGACGCCGGCGGCGCTGGAGAGCTTCGACTACCCGGCGGGGGCGACCCGGTCCGGGATCGACGCTGCCCGACTCCTCGGGACGCACGAGGCCACGGTGACGGATGCGGGGTCGGTGACGGTCATGGTTGAGGAGGAGACGACGTACGAGAACCGGACCGAGACGCTCGACCGGCTCGACGCGTTCGACTCCGACTCCGTGTATCGACGCGACGTGCGCGATCAGGTCGCCGAGCGTGCGTGGTCGCCGGCCGACGAGTCGGTGACGTACGTCCGGATGGACGTGGGCGACCGGCGGCGGTACCGCATCGACGATTCCGGGCCGGGTCGGTCGAGCATCGCCGGACTGGAGCCGTTCGATGCACTCCTCGCTGGGGCGGCGTGGGGCGAGGCGCGGGCGGTGGTCGAGACGCTCGACGGCGGTACGGGGGTCGTGTACGACGCGACGGGTGTCGCGGACGAGGCTCGCCTCCTGGAACTCCTGTCCGGGCAGGTCGTCACCGACCTCACGGCGTCGGTCACGGTCGGGGCTGCGGGCTACGTCGAGGAGGCGACGTACGACCTGACCGTCCGGCGGGACGGCGCGGTCGTCGCCCGGACCGCCACCGTCACGGTCACGTCGCTCGGGGAGACGACCGTCCCCGAGCCGTCGTGGGCGAACACGGCCCGCCGGGAGGGGACCCGGTTCGATGCCGGCATCACGTCCAGCGAGGACTTCGTGCGGCTGGAACTGGTCAACGGGGCCGACCTGCCCGCACAGACGACCGTCCTGGTGACCGCAGACAGGGCAGGGAGCGCGGCCGTCGGCGAGACCGTCACCGTCGGCGAGACCGTCTACGCCGGCTTCAACGAGGCCGGGAAGCTCCAGGTGGACGTCGGCAGCCGGCCGCTGACCGACGTGAAGCTCCGCGGCCCGGTGTCGGTGGTGGTCGAACTCGGCCGGTTCACCCTGTTCCGGGGCCGGTTCGACCTGTAG
- a CDS encoding SprT-like domain-containing protein — MTERPARPVAGSDDGPQPVDTEYYAVDTDASETEFLAACRLYARDVAETFDLSVDVSALDWQVSRRAKRRAGQVRYRDGEPETVVLTWAYFERRGWAAIAETVRHELVHVHLLNEYGDASHGARFERWAERLDTHRNCELFTQPEWWVVCEDCDAALARYRESKLVRRVDEYRCGACGGALRLVDGNARSVAGD, encoded by the coding sequence ATGACCGAACGGCCAGCACGTCCGGTGGCGGGGAGCGACGACGGGCCACAGCCCGTCGACACCGAGTACTACGCCGTCGACACGGACGCCTCCGAGACGGAGTTCCTCGCCGCCTGCAGGCTGTACGCCCGCGACGTGGCCGAGACGTTCGACCTCTCCGTCGACGTGAGCGCGCTCGACTGGCAGGTCAGCCGCCGCGCGAAGCGTCGGGCCGGGCAGGTCCGCTACCGCGACGGCGAGCCGGAGACGGTCGTGCTCACGTGGGCCTACTTCGAGCGTCGCGGCTGGGCGGCGATAGCCGAGACCGTCCGGCACGAACTCGTCCACGTCCACCTGCTGAACGAGTACGGCGACGCCTCGCACGGCGCACGCTTCGAGCGGTGGGCCGAGCGCCTCGACACCCACCGCAACTGCGAGCTCTTCACGCAGCCGGAGTGGTGGGTGGTCTGCGAGGACTGCGACGCGGCGCTGGCGCGGTACCGGGAGTCGAAGCTGGTCCGCCGTGTCGACGAGTACCGGTGCGGGGCGTGTGGTGGCGCCCTGCGGCTGGTGGATGGCAACGCCCGGTCGGTGGCCGGGGACTGA
- a CDS encoding Brp/Blh family beta-carotene 15,15'-dioxygenase, translated as MAVRDLAVPGRVRETLTDGALAPGWLAHGLLVVPFLLDVEVPLALQYAPLAVSVLVLGLPHGAVDHLAVPRVRDRPVTLRALAGVGALYGLLGGAYLALWFLAPVPAFLLFIAITWAHWGQGDIYALLALADVEHLRTRPQRVATAAVRGGLPMLVPLLSYPGQYRRVARALTGRFGVGPAELAPLFRVETRFALGAAFALLSLGTLAVGLARAERGLAERGWRLDAGETALLWVFFLAVPPILAVGVYFCLWHSLRHIARLVLLDEGSVSGLQGGDLGPALRGFTRDAAPLTAVSVAFLAAFYYLVPVRPANLAEGVGLYLVLIAVLTLPHFAVVSLMDRVQGVWTVSPSG; from the coding sequence ATGGCTGTGAGGGACCTGGCCGTACCGGGCCGCGTCCGCGAGACGCTGACGGACGGGGCGCTCGCGCCCGGGTGGCTCGCCCACGGCCTGCTGGTCGTCCCCTTCCTCCTCGACGTCGAGGTGCCGCTCGCGCTCCAGTACGCGCCGCTGGCCGTGAGCGTCCTCGTCCTGGGGCTGCCCCACGGCGCGGTCGACCACCTCGCGGTCCCCCGGGTCCGTGACCGGCCGGTCACGCTCCGCGCGCTCGCGGGCGTCGGCGCCCTCTACGGCCTGCTCGGCGGCGCCTACCTCGCGCTGTGGTTCCTCGCGCCCGTCCCGGCGTTCCTGCTGTTCATCGCCATCACCTGGGCCCACTGGGGCCAGGGCGACATCTACGCCCTGCTGGCGCTCGCGGACGTCGAGCACCTCCGCACGCGGCCCCAGCGCGTCGCGACGGCGGCGGTCCGGGGTGGTCTGCCGATGCTCGTCCCGCTGCTCTCCTATCCGGGGCAGTACCGTCGGGTCGCGCGGGCCCTGACCGGCCGGTTCGGCGTCGGCCCGGCGGAGCTGGCGCCCCTGTTCCGAGTCGAGACGCGCTTCGCGCTCGGCGCGGCCTTCGCACTCCTGTCGCTCGGGACGCTCGCCGTGGGGCTGGCCCGCGCCGAGCGCGGCCTCGCCGAACGTGGCTGGCGGCTGGATGCCGGTGAGACGGCCCTGCTCTGGGTCTTCTTCCTCGCCGTCCCGCCCATCCTCGCGGTCGGGGTCTACTTCTGCCTCTGGCACTCGCTCCGGCACATCGCGCGCCTGGTCCTGCTCGACGAGGGGTCGGTGTCGGGGCTGCAGGGCGGGGACCTGGGACCGGCGCTCCGCGGGTTCACGCGCGATGCGGCACCCCTGACCGCCGTCTCGGTCGCCTTCCTCGCGGCGTTCTACTACCTCGTCCCGGTCCGCCCCGCGAACCTGGCGGAGGGTGTGGGACTGTATCTGGTCCTCATCGCCGTCCTGACGCTCCCACATTTCGCCGTGGTCTCGCTGATGGACCGGGTCCAGGGCGTGTGGACTGTCTCGCCGTCCGGGTAG
- a CDS encoding CTP synthase, which translates to MPTGPAEYDPTLGNKFVFVTGGVMSGLGKGITAASTGRLLANAGFDVTAVKIDPYLNVDAGTMNPYQHGEVYVLKDGGEVDLDLGNYERFLDIDMTFDHNVTTGKLYKNVIEKERAGDYLGKTVQIIPHITDDIKRRIREAAEGHDVCIVEVGGTVGDIEGMPYLEALRQFAHEEEEEDILFTHVTLVPYSKNGEQKTKPTQHSVKELRSIGLQPDILVGRCEDKLDDETREKIALFCDVPTDAVFSNPDVDDIYHVPLMVEDEGLDQYVMERLDIAEDALEPAERKNGWRDLVTRETTGTVEIALAGKYDLEDAYLSVHEACKHAGLKHGVDVEVLWVDTEDMDAEHRERLERADGLIVPGGFGARGTDGKIDAIRYAREHDVPFLGLCLGFQMAVIDHARNVCDLADANSTEFDEDTPHPVIDILPEQYEVEDMGGTMRLGAHETDIEPGTLAADLYDGADSCTERHRHRYEVNPEYIEELEASGLVFSGKAANRMEILELPRGEHPYFVGTQFHPEFRSRPGRASPPFVGLLDAALDRQAADERDPEEVSA; encoded by the coding sequence ATGCCGACAGGGCCCGCGGAGTACGACCCCACACTGGGGAACAAGTTCGTCTTCGTCACCGGCGGCGTCATGTCCGGGCTCGGCAAGGGAATCACGGCCGCCTCGACCGGCCGCTTGCTCGCCAACGCCGGGTTCGACGTCACCGCCGTCAAGATCGACCCGTACCTCAACGTCGACGCCGGGACGATGAACCCCTACCAGCACGGCGAGGTGTACGTGCTGAAGGACGGGGGCGAGGTCGACCTGGACCTCGGGAACTACGAGCGCTTCCTGGACATCGACATGACGTTCGACCACAACGTCACGACCGGGAAGCTGTACAAGAACGTCATCGAGAAGGAGCGCGCGGGCGACTACCTCGGGAAGACCGTCCAGATCATCCCGCACATCACCGACGACATCAAGCGGCGCATCCGTGAAGCGGCGGAGGGCCACGACGTCTGCATCGTCGAGGTCGGCGGCACCGTCGGTGACATCGAGGGGATGCCGTACCTGGAGGCGCTGCGCCAGTTCGCCCACGAGGAAGAGGAGGAGGACATCCTGTTCACCCACGTCACGCTCGTCCCGTACTCGAAGAACGGCGAGCAGAAGACGAAGCCGACCCAGCACTCCGTGAAGGAACTCCGGAGCATCGGCCTCCAGCCCGACATCCTGGTCGGGCGGTGTGAGGACAAGCTCGACGACGAGACCCGGGAGAAGATCGCCCTGTTCTGCGACGTGCCGACGGACGCCGTCTTCTCGAACCCCGACGTGGATGACATCTACCACGTCCCGCTGATGGTCGAGGACGAGGGGCTCGACCAGTACGTGATGGAGCGCCTCGACATCGCCGAGGACGCCCTCGAGCCGGCCGAGCGCAAGAACGGCTGGCGCGACCTCGTCACGCGCGAGACGACGGGGACCGTCGAGATCGCGCTCGCCGGGAAGTACGACCTCGAGGACGCCTACCTCTCGGTCCACGAGGCCTGCAAGCACGCCGGGCTGAAGCACGGTGTCGACGTCGAGGTGCTGTGGGTCGACACCGAGGACATGGACGCAGAGCATCGCGAGCGCCTCGAACGCGCCGACGGGCTCATCGTTCCGGGCGGGTTCGGCGCCCGCGGGACCGACGGGAAGATCGACGCCATCCGCTACGCCCGCGAGCACGACGTGCCCTTCCTCGGGCTCTGTCTGGGCTTCCAGATGGCTGTCATCGACCACGCGCGCAACGTCTGCGACCTCGCGGACGCCAACTCCACCGAGTTCGACGAGGACACGCCCCACCCCGTCATCGATATCCTGCCCGAGCAGTACGAGGTCGAGGACATGGGCGGGACGATGCGGCTGGGCGCCCACGAGACGGACATCGAGCCCGGCACCCTCGCCGCCGACCTGTACGACGGCGCCGACTCCTGCACGGAGCGCCACCGGCACCGCTACGAGGTCAACCCCGAGTACATCGAGGAGCTGGAGGCGAGCGGTCTCGTCTTCTCCGGGAAGGCGGCCAACCGGATGGAGATCCTCGAGCTGCCGCGCGGGGAGCATCCGTACTTCGTCGGGACGCAGTTCCACCCCGAGTTCCGGTCGCGGCCGGGCCGGGCGTCGCCGCCGTTCGTGGGGCTGCTGGACGCCGCGCTCGACCGGCAGGCCGCCGACGAGCGCGACCCCGAGGAGGTGAGCGCCTGA
- the guaA gene encoding glutamine-hydrolyzing GMP synthase, with translation MVDVEQFIEDAVAEIDEQVGDDHAIIALSGGVDSSTAAALAYEAVGSQLTPVYVDTGLMRKGETEEIRETFDYMESLRIVEAQDRFLGALEGVTAPEEKRHVIGEQFIREFETVATEEDAEVLVQGTIYPDRIESEGTIKSHHNVGGLPDVVDFDRIVEPMRDLYKDEVREVARELGLDSIISERMPFPGPGLAVRIVGEVTEEKVHVAREATHVVEAELEEYDPWQAFAAVLGRATGVKGDNRVHGHVVAVRSVESRDGMTARAQEIDWETLQRIQSRITGQLDNVSRVVYDVTHKPPATIEYE, from the coding sequence ATGGTCGACGTCGAGCAGTTCATCGAGGATGCCGTCGCGGAGATCGACGAGCAGGTCGGGGACGACCACGCCATCATCGCGCTGTCGGGCGGCGTGGACTCCTCGACCGCCGCCGCACTGGCCTACGAGGCCGTCGGCTCGCAGCTCACGCCCGTCTACGTCGACACGGGCCTGATGCGCAAGGGCGAGACCGAGGAGATCCGGGAGACGTTCGACTACATGGAGTCACTCCGCATCGTCGAGGCCCAGGACCGCTTCCTCGGCGCGCTCGAAGGCGTGACGGCCCCCGAGGAGAAGCGCCACGTCATCGGCGAGCAGTTCATCCGCGAGTTCGAGACCGTCGCGACGGAGGAGGACGCCGAGGTGCTCGTGCAGGGGACCATCTACCCGGACCGCATCGAGTCCGAGGGGACCATCAAGTCCCACCACAACGTCGGCGGCCTGCCGGACGTGGTGGACTTCGACCGCATCGTCGAGCCGATGCGCGACCTCTACAAGGACGAGGTCCGCGAGGTGGCGCGCGAACTCGGGCTCGATTCGATAATCTCCGAGCGGATGCCGTTCCCCGGTCCCGGCCTCGCCGTCCGCATCGTCGGCGAGGTGACCGAGGAGAAGGTCCACGTCGCCCGCGAGGCGACCCACGTCGTCGAGGCCGAACTCGAGGAGTACGACCCCTGGCAGGCGTTCGCGGCCGTTCTCGGCCGTGCGACGGGCGTCAAGGGCGACAACCGCGTCCACGGCCACGTGGTCGCGGTGCGCTCCGTGGAGTCGCGCGACGGGATGACCGCCCGCGCGCAGGAGATCGACTGGGAGACGCTCCAGCGCATCCAGAGTCGTATCACCGGCCAGCTCGACAACGTCTCGCGCGTCGTCTACGACGTGACGCACAAACCGCCCGCGACCATCGAGTATGAGTGA
- a CDS encoding MBL fold metallo-hydrolase has protein sequence MLVHLRGDVWQIECTGVNAYLADDDGALTLIDTGMGRDGGTIRAAIREAGYDVRDLDRILITHYDVDHVGSLASLAAETDADVYMGAADAPFLMGKEQPPGLTLKGFIQRAGKLLIDRPDHDPTLVADGDEIGSFTAYHTPGHTPGHTAYVSDALDAAFVGDLVFESDGELDPSPWFITYDTESVRESIHELADRAPAVDVLGMGHGTPFVRDGSIRLAELGERIEQQ, from the coding sequence ATGCTCGTGCACCTCCGTGGGGACGTCTGGCAGATCGAGTGTACCGGGGTGAACGCCTACCTCGCCGACGACGACGGCGCACTGACGCTCATCGACACCGGGATGGGGCGCGATGGCGGCACCATCCGGGCCGCCATCCGGGAGGCGGGCTACGACGTGCGCGACCTCGACCGCATCCTCATCACGCACTACGACGTCGACCACGTCGGCTCGCTCGCGTCGCTGGCGGCCGAGACCGACGCGGACGTCTACATGGGGGCCGCCGACGCGCCGTTCCTGATGGGCAAGGAGCAACCGCCCGGCCTCACGCTGAAGGGGTTCATCCAGCGGGCCGGGAAGCTCCTGATCGACCGGCCGGACCACGACCCCACTCTCGTCGCCGACGGCGACGAGATCGGCAGCTTCACCGCCTACCACACCCCTGGCCACACCCCTGGCCACACCGCCTACGTCAGCGACGCCCTCGACGCCGCGTTCGTCGGCGACCTCGTCTTCGAGTCCGACGGCGAACTCGACCCCTCACCCTGGTTCATCACCTACGACACGGAGAGCGTCCGCGAGTCCATCCACGAACTGGCCGACCGGGCCCCCGCCGTGGACGTGCTGGGGATGGGCCACGGCACGCCGTTCGTCCGCGACGGCTCCATCCGACTCGCGGAACTCGGGGAGCGTATCGAGCAGCAGTAG
- a CDS encoding DUF7126 family protein — protein sequence MSEAVIAGTDPDGLGDALAAEGVTVTRAAGTATRDDLRDAGIEDADLFVLTDAGLATAIPLARELNPDVRIVAYTADSLPEFVGGQEVVAMDPALLGPEAVAEELA from the coding sequence ATGAGTGAGGCCGTCATCGCCGGGACGGACCCGGACGGGCTCGGGGACGCGCTCGCGGCCGAGGGCGTGACGGTCACGCGCGCGGCCGGGACGGCCACGCGCGACGACCTCCGCGACGCGGGTATCGAGGACGCCGACCTGTTCGTCCTCACCGACGCGGGGCTGGCGACGGCCATCCCGCTGGCGCGCGAGCTGAACCCGGACGTTCGCATCGTCGCGTACACCGCCGACTCGCTCCCGGAGTTCGTCGGCGGCCAGGAGGTCGTCGCGATGGACCCCGCGCTGCTGGGGCCCGAGGCCGTCGCCGAGGAGCTGGCGTAG
- a CDS encoding universal stress protein → MFDLLVVATDGSESGERAVATALDLAARFDATVHAVSVVDPGRIDEVPGEEAETAREALEERAAAATEAVAEQAASGTEVSTVVREGRPADTIVDYAEEVDADTVALGTRGRGGEGGFLLGSVAEAVVRTCECPVLTVRGTPTPADGDPAVGA, encoded by the coding sequence ATGTTCGACCTGCTGGTCGTCGCGACCGACGGCTCCGAGAGTGGCGAACGTGCCGTCGCGACGGCGCTCGACCTGGCGGCGCGGTTCGATGCGACCGTCCACGCGGTGTCGGTCGTCGACCCCGGGCGCATCGACGAGGTGCCGGGCGAGGAGGCCGAGACGGCGCGCGAGGCGCTCGAGGAGCGCGCCGCGGCGGCCACCGAGGCGGTCGCCGAGCAGGCCGCCTCCGGGACCGAGGTGTCGACGGTCGTCCGCGAGGGGCGCCCGGCGGACACCATCGTCGACTACGCCGAGGAGGTGGACGCCGACACCGTCGCGCTGGGGACCCGCGGCCGCGGCGGCGAGGGCGGTTTCCTCCTCGGGAGTGTCGCCGAGGCCGTCGTCCGGACCTGCGAGTGCCCCGTCCTCACCGTCCGGGGGACCCCGACCCCCGCCGACGGCGACCCCGCGGTCGGCGCCTGA
- a CDS encoding aldo/keto reductase, which translates to MTDSETITVQGVEVPRLGLGTWRLTGDTCRETVETALDLGYRHIDTAQVYRNERQVGDALAASDVPREEVFLATKLGPQRSYDDVLRTTEESLARLGTDYLDLLLIHWPNGRPPGSPPNPLSSAPDHAETLDAMNELVDAGKVRNVGVSNVDVDALHEARELSDAPVLTDQVQYHPFWNQQDLLSYCRVHDVLLTAYSPLGHGGVLDDPVLERIGRRYTKSPAQVALRWLVQQDQVATIPKATSREHLEANMAIFDFELTDDEMAEIRRPSKYETLRGFLKARVLG; encoded by the coding sequence ATGACCGACAGCGAGACCATCACCGTCCAGGGCGTCGAGGTGCCCCGCCTCGGCCTCGGTACGTGGCGGCTCACCGGCGACACCTGCCGCGAGACCGTCGAGACGGCACTCGATCTGGGCTATCGCCACATCGACACCGCGCAGGTGTACCGGAACGAGCGCCAGGTCGGCGACGCGCTCGCCGCCAGCGACGTGCCCCGCGAGGAGGTCTTCCTCGCGACGAAGCTCGGGCCACAGCGCTCGTACGACGACGTCCTCCGGACGACCGAGGAGAGCCTCGCGCGCCTCGGCACGGACTACCTCGACCTCCTGCTCATCCACTGGCCCAACGGCCGGCCGCCGGGGTCGCCGCCGAACCCGCTCTCGTCGGCGCCCGACCACGCGGAGACCCTCGACGCCATGAACGAGCTCGTCGACGCCGGGAAGGTCCGGAACGTCGGCGTCTCGAACGTCGACGTCGACGCGCTGCACGAGGCGCGCGAGCTGAGCGACGCGCCGGTCCTCACGGACCAGGTCCAGTACCATCCCTTCTGGAACCAGCAGGACCTGCTCTCGTACTGTCGGGTCCACGACGTCCTGCTGACGGCCTACTCGCCGCTGGGCCACGGCGGCGTGCTGGATGACCCGGTCCTGGAGCGCATCGGCCGTCGCTACACGAAGAGCCCCGCACAGGTCGCGCTCCGGTGGCTCGTCCAGCAGGACCAGGTGGCGACCATCCCGAAGGCGACGAGCCGCGAGCACCTCGAGGCGAACATGGCGATCTTCGACTTCGAACTGACCGACGACGAGATGGCCGAGATCCGCCGCCCCTCGAAGTACGAGACGCTGCGGGGATTCCTGAAGGCGCGGGTGCTGGGGTAG